One genomic region from Streptomyces sp. Li-HN-5-11 encodes:
- the tuf gene encoding elongation factor Tu has protein sequence MAKAKFERTKPHVNIGTIGHIDHGKTTLTAAITKVLHDAYPDLNEATPFDNIDKAPEERQRGITISIAHVEYQTEARHYAHVDCPGHADYIKNMITGAAQMDGAILVVAATDGPMPQTKEHVLLARQVGVPYIVVALNKSDMVDDEEIMELVELEVRELLSEYEFPGDDLPVVRVSALKALEGDEKWTQSVLDLMNAVDTAIPEPERDVDKPFLMPIEDVFTITGRGTVVTGRIERGVLKVNETVDIIGIKTEKTSTTVTGIEMFRKLLDEGQAGENVGLLLRGIKREDVERGQVIIKPGSVTPHTEFEAQAYILSKDEGGRHTPFFNNYRPQFYFRTTDVTGVVTLPEGTEMVMPGDNTEMKVELIQPVAMEEGLKFAIREGGRTVGAGQVTKIVK, from the coding sequence GTGGCGAAGGCGAAGTTCGAGCGGACTAAGCCGCACGTCAACATCGGCACCATCGGTCACATCGACCACGGTAAGACGACCCTCACGGCCGCCATTACCAAGGTGCTGCACGACGCGTACCCGGACCTGAACGAGGCCACCCCGTTCGACAACATCGACAAGGCTCCTGAGGAGCGTCAGCGCGGTATCACCATCTCCATCGCGCACGTCGAGTACCAGACCGAGGCGCGTCACTACGCCCACGTCGACTGCCCGGGTCACGCGGACTACATCAAGAACATGATCACGGGTGCGGCGCAGATGGACGGCGCCATCCTCGTGGTCGCCGCCACCGACGGCCCGATGCCGCAGACCAAGGAGCACGTGCTCCTGGCCCGCCAGGTCGGCGTTCCGTACATCGTTGTCGCGCTGAACAAGTCCGACATGGTGGACGACGAGGAGATCATGGAGCTCGTCGAGCTCGAGGTCCGTGAGCTCCTCTCCGAGTACGAGTTCCCGGGTGACGACCTGCCGGTCGTCCGTGTCTCGGCTCTGAAGGCGCTCGAGGGCGACGAGAAGTGGACGCAGTCCGTGCTCGACCTCATGAACGCCGTCGACACCGCGATCCCGGAGCCGGAGCGCGACGTCGACAAGCCGTTCCTGATGCCGATCGAGGACGTCTTCACGATCACCGGTCGCGGTACGGTCGTCACCGGCCGTATCGAGCGTGGTGTCCTGAAGGTCAACGAGACCGTCGACATCATCGGCATCAAGACCGAGAAGACCTCCACCACGGTCACCGGCATCGAGATGTTCCGCAAGCTGCTCGACGAGGGCCAGGCCGGTGAGAACGTCGGTCTGCTCCTCCGCGGCATCAAGCGCGAGGACGTCGAGCGCGGCCAGGTCATCATCAAGCCGGGCTCGGTCACCCCGCACACCGAGTTCGAGGCGCAGGCCTACATCCTCTCCAAGGACGAGGGTGGCCGCCACACGCCGTTCTTCAACAACTACCGTCCGCAGTTCTACTTCCGTACGACGGACGTGACCGGCGTGGTGACCCTCCCCGAGGGCACCGAGATGGTCATGCCGGGTGACAACACCGAGATGAAGGTGGAGCTCATCCAGCCCGTCGCCATGGAGGAGGGCCTGAAGTTCGCCATCCGTGAGGGTGGCCGCACCGTGGGCGCCGGCCAGGTCACCAAGATCGTCAAGTAA
- the rpsG gene encoding 30S ribosomal protein S7, producing MPRKGPAPKRPVIIDPVYGSPLVTSLINKVLLNGKRSTAERIVYGAMEGLREKTGNDPVITLKRALENIKPTLEVKSRRVGGATYQVPVEVKPGRANTLALRWLVGYSRARREKTMTERLLNELLDASNGLGAAVKKREDTHKMAESNKAFAHYRW from the coding sequence ATGCCTCGTAAGGGCCCCGCCCCGAAGCGCCCGGTCATCATCGACCCGGTCTACGGTTCTCCTCTGGTGACCTCCCTGATCAACAAGGTGCTGCTGAACGGCAAGCGCTCCACCGCCGAGCGCATCGTCTACGGCGCCATGGAGGGCCTGCGCGAGAAGACCGGCAACGACCCGGTCATCACGCTCAAGCGCGCTCTCGAGAACATCAAGCCGACCCTCGAGGTCAAGTCCCGCCGTGTCGGTGGCGCCACCTACCAGGTGCCGGTCGAGGTCAAGCCCGGCCGCGCCAACACCCTGGCGCTGCGCTGGCTGGTCGGTTACTCCCGCGCCCGTCGCGAGAAGACCATGACCGAGCGTCTGCTCAACGAGCTCCTCGACGCGAGCAACGGCCTCGGCGCCGCTGTGAAGAAGCGCGAGGACACCCACAAGATGGCCGAGTCCAACAAGGCCTTCGCGCACTACCGCTGGTAG
- the fusA gene encoding elongation factor G, whose amino-acid sequence MATTSLDLARVRNIGIMAHIDAGKTTTTERILFYTGVSYKIGEVHDGAATMDWMEQEQERGITITSAATTCHWPLEDVDHTINIIDTPGHVDFTVEVERSLRVLDGAVTVFDGVAGVEPQSETVWRQADRYGVPRICFVNKLDRTGAEFHRCVDMISDRLGAQPLVMQLPIGAEADFKGVVDLVRMKALVWSAEATKGEMYDTVDIPDTHTEAAEEWRGKLVEAVAENDEEMMELYLEGEEPTEEQLYAAIRRITIASGKGTGTTVTPVFCGTAFKNKGVQPLLDAVVRYLPSPVDIEAIEGHDVKDPETVVKRKPSDEEPLSALAFKIMSDPHLGKLTFVRVYSGRLESGTAVLNSVKGRKERIGKIYRMHANKREEIESVGAGDIVAVMGLKQTTTGETLCDDKNPVILESMDFPAPVIEVAIEPKSKGDQEKLGVAIQRLAEEDPSFQVHTNEETGQTVIGGMGELHLEVLVDRMRREFKVEANVGKPQVAYRETIRKSVEKVEYTHKKQTGGTGQFGRVIISVEPIESGDTAYEFVNQVTGGRIPKEYIPSVDAGCQEAMQFGILAGYEMTGVRVTLLDGAYHEVDSSELAFKIAGSQAFKEAARKASPVLLEPMMAVEVTTPEDYMGEVIGDINSRRGQIQAMEERAGARVVKGLVPLSEMFGYVGDLRSKTSGRASYSMQFDSYAEVPRNVAEEIIAKAKGE is encoded by the coding sequence ATGGCTACCACTTCACTTGACCTGGCCAGGGTCCGCAACATCGGGATCATGGCCCACATCGACGCGGGCAAGACGACCACCACCGAGCGGATCCTGTTCTACACCGGTGTGTCCTACAAGATCGGTGAGGTCCACGACGGCGCTGCCACCATGGACTGGATGGAGCAGGAGCAGGAGCGTGGCATCACGATCACCTCTGCTGCCACCACCTGCCACTGGCCGCTGGAAGACGTCGACCACACCATCAACATCATCGACACGCCGGGCCACGTCGACTTCACCGTCGAGGTGGAGCGTTCCCTGCGCGTGCTCGACGGTGCCGTGACGGTGTTCGACGGCGTCGCCGGCGTCGAGCCCCAGTCCGAGACGGTGTGGCGTCAGGCGGACCGCTACGGCGTTCCGCGCATCTGCTTCGTCAACAAGCTCGACCGCACCGGTGCCGAGTTCCACCGCTGTGTCGACATGATCTCCGACCGTCTGGGCGCCCAGCCGCTGGTCATGCAGCTGCCCATCGGAGCCGAGGCCGACTTCAAGGGCGTCGTGGACCTGGTCCGCATGAAGGCCCTGGTCTGGTCCGCGGAGGCGACCAAGGGCGAGATGTACGACACCGTCGACATCCCGGACACGCACACCGAGGCCGCCGAGGAGTGGCGCGGCAAGCTGGTCGAGGCCGTCGCCGAGAACGACGAAGAGATGATGGAGCTGTACCTGGAGGGCGAGGAGCCCACCGAGGAGCAGCTGTACGCGGCGATCCGCCGTATCACCATCGCCTCCGGCAAGGGCACCGGCACCACGGTCACCCCGGTGTTCTGCGGTACCGCGTTCAAGAACAAGGGTGTCCAGCCGCTGCTCGACGCGGTCGTGCGCTACCTGCCGTCCCCGGTGGACATCGAGGCCATCGAGGGCCACGACGTCAAGGACCCGGAGACGGTCGTCAAGCGCAAGCCGTCCGACGAGGAGCCGCTGTCGGCGCTGGCGTTCAAGATCATGAGCGACCCGCACCTGGGCAAGCTCACCTTCGTCCGCGTGTACTCCGGCCGCCTGGAGTCCGGCACCGCCGTGCTGAACTCCGTCAAGGGCCGCAAGGAGCGCATCGGCAAGATCTACCGCATGCACGCCAACAAGCGTGAGGAGATCGAGTCGGTGGGCGCCGGCGACATCGTCGCCGTCATGGGTCTGAAGCAGACCACGACCGGTGAGACGCTCTGCGACGACAAGAACCCGGTGATCCTGGAGTCCATGGACTTCCCGGCGCCGGTCATCGAGGTCGCGATCGAGCCCAAGTCCAAGGGCGACCAGGAGAAGCTGGGTGTCGCCATCCAGCGTCTCGCGGAGGAGGACCCCTCCTTCCAGGTGCACACCAACGAGGAGACCGGCCAGACCGTCATCGGCGGTATGGGCGAGCTTCACCTCGAGGTGCTGGTCGACCGTATGCGCCGTGAGTTCAAGGTCGAGGCCAACGTCGGCAAGCCGCAGGTCGCGTACCGCGAGACGATCCGCAAGTCGGTCGAGAAGGTCGAGTACACCCACAAGAAGCAGACCGGTGGTACCGGTCAGTTCGGTAGGGTCATCATCTCGGTCGAGCCGATCGAGAGCGGCGACACCGCGTACGAGTTCGTCAACCAGGTCACCGGTGGTCGTATCCCGAAGGAGTACATCCCCTCGGTGGACGCCGGCTGCCAGGAGGCCATGCAGTTCGGCATCCTCGCCGGTTACGAGATGACCGGTGTGCGCGTGACGCTGCTCGACGGTGCCTACCACGAGGTCGACTCCTCCGAGCTCGCGTTCAAGATCGCCGGTTCGCAGGCCTTCAAGGAGGCCGCGCGCAAGGCCAGCCCCGTTCTCCTTGAGCCGATGATGGCCGTCGAGGTCACCACGCCCGAGGACTACATGGGCGAGGTCATCGGCGACATCAACTCCCGCCGTGGCCAGATCCAGGCCATGGAGGAGCGGGCGGGTGCCCGCGTCGTGAAGGGCCTCGTGCCCCTCTCGGAGATGTTCGGCTACGTCGGCGACCTGCGCAGCAAGACGTCCGGCCGCGCCAGCTACTCCATGCAGTTCGACTCCTACGCCGAGGTTCCGCGGAACGTCGCCGAGGAGATCATCGCGAAGGCCAAGGGCGAGTAA
- the rpsL gene encoding 30S ribosomal protein S12, producing MPTIQQLVRKGRQDKVEKNKTPALEGSPQRRGVCTRVFTTTPKKPNSALRKVARVRLTSGIEVTAYIPGEGHNLQEHSIVLVRGGRVKDLPGVRYKIIRGSLDTQGVKNRKQARSRYGAKKEK from the coding sequence GTGCCTACGATCCAGCAGCTGGTCCGCAAGGGCCGGCAGGACAAGGTCGAGAAGAACAAGACGCCCGCACTCGAGGGCTCCCCTCAGCGTCGTGGCGTCTGCACGCGTGTGTTCACGACCACCCCGAAGAAGCCGAACTCGGCCCTCCGTAAGGTCGCGCGTGTGCGTCTGACCAGCGGCATCGAGGTCACGGCCTACATTCCGGGTGAGGGACACAACCTGCAGGAGCACTCCATCGTGCTCGTGCGCGGCGGCCGTGTGAAGGACCTGCCGGGTGTTCGCTACAAGATCATCCGCGGCTCGCTCGACACCCAGGGTGTCAAGAACCGCAAGCAGGCTCGCAGCCGTTACGGCGCCAAGAAGGAGAAGTAA